The DNA region TTCTTTAATTACTATGATGACTGTAACAACAGGAATTACAGGTGCTGTTATTGCTCCAGTAGTTGCTAAGTTTATAAAATCTCCAGTAGCTAAGGGACTTGCAATAGGAACAGCAAGCCATGCTGTTGGAACAGCAAAAGCGATAGAGATGGGAGAAGTAGAAGGAGCAATGAGTGGTTTAGCTCTTAGCTTAGCTGCAATTTCAACTTCATTTATTATTCCATTTTTACTTACTGTAATTTTATGATAAAAATTAGGTAAAAAAAGATTAAGAGTTTTAAAATTTTACATGATTTTAAAGCTCTTTTTTTCTATTATTAAATCCTTTAAAACTTTGACAATAATATGCTTTTTGACAAACATCTGGATAATATTGTAATAGTAATAAAAAAACACCATTATCTTATGGTCAAGTCAAGGAGTTAACCATAAGACTTATGGTGTAATTATTAATAAAACTATAAATTATTTATTTCTTTTGTAAAATAACAGGCTACTTCATGTTTTGTATCAATATTTTCTAAAGTAGGTTTTTGTCCCTTACATTTATCTTTTACAAATTTACAACGTCCTTGAAATACACAACCACTAGGTAAGTTAATAGGACTAGGTACATCTCCTTCAATGCTAGCTATTTTTTCTGAAAAATTCATATTTATAGAGAATAAAGAACTTAAAAGAGCTTTTGTATATGGGTGATAAGCACTATCTTTTAATCTTTCACCAGGCAAAATTTCTAAAACATTACCTAAGTACATAACTGCTATTTCATGAGCAAAAGATTGAACAAGTGCAATATCATGGCAGATAAAGACTATACATAAATCTCTTTCTTTTTGTAATTTGACTAAAAGCTCAATTATATTTTTTTGAATTGAAACATCAAGAGCAGATGTAGCTTCATCACAAACTAATATTTCAGGCTCCAATGACAAAGCTCTTGCAATCCCTATTCTTTGTTTTTGTCCTCCACTCATATTTTGGGGATATTTATGTATAAAATCAGCTGGTAGGTCAACCATTTCAAGAAGTTCAATAGCCTTTTTCTCTTTATCTTCTTTTTTTAATCTATCATAATTGATAAGAGGTTCAGTTAAAATATCCATTACTTTCATTCTAGGGTTAAAAGAAGCTCCTGGATCTTGATATACCATTTGAATATGCTGTCTACTTTCCCAAATTTCATTTTTAGAAAATTTACTGATATCTTTACCTTTATAAAAAATTTTTCCACTTGAAATTTTTTCTAAGTTCATAAGCATTCTTAAAAAAGTAGATTTTCCACAACCAGATTCTCCAACAATCCCTAATGTTTTTCCTTTATACATAGATAAATTTATATTATCACAAGCAGTTAGAATATTTTTTTTAGAAACTTTAAATTGTTTAGTTAAATTTTTTGCTTCCAATATTAATTCATTATTTTTAGACAAATCTCTCACCATCCATTTCAGGAATTGCATCAAGTAATTTTTTAGTATAATCACTCTTAGGATTATTTATAACTTCTTTCCTTGTACCACTATCTACAACTACACCATTTTGCATAACTATAATTTTATCTGCCATATATGCAGCAACTCCCATATTATGAGTAACTATAATTATACCAGTGTGAAATTCATCTCTTAGTTCCATCATCTGTTTTACAATTTGAGCTTGAGTAGTGACATCTAAAGCACTTGTAGGTTCATCAGCTAACACAAGTTCTGGTTCAAATGTAAGAGCCATAGCGATCCCAACTCTCTGTTTCATACCTCCAGAGAGTTCATAAGGATAGCTATTCATAATATTTTTTACTTCTGGCAAACGGACTTTTTCTAACATAAAAAGAGCTTTTTTTTCTGCTTCAATTTTATTTAAATTAGTATGAGCATTTATATATTCAATATATTGAGAGCCTATTTTTCTAATTGGATTTAATGTAGCTCCACAATCTTGAGAAATCATTGAAATAACTGTTCCTCTCAATTCTCTCCACTCATTATTTGAAAGATTTAACAGTGATTTTCCATTGAAAATTATATCTCCAGAAATAACTTTTCCCTGTCCTAACAGTCCTCCTATTATTGAACGAAGAACAGTAGATTTTCCACTTCCAGATTCTCCAACAATGCTTATAATTTCTCCTTTTTTCATAGTCAAAGAAAAATTTTCAACAACAGCATCTTTTTCTCCATATTGTATCGTTAAATCCTTAATCTCTAACATCTTCTCTCCTTTTATTCACTAACTGTAACATCTTTTGTTAACCAATAGTAATCGATTGGGAACATTTTTAAATTTTGTACTTTTTTATTTGAGAATAAGAAAGTAGTTTCATATCCAAAAAATACTGTTGCAGCATCATTCATTATTAATTGTTGAATTTCTATGGCTAATTCTTTTCTCTTTTCTGGATCAAACTCTACATTTAATTTATCTAATAATTCATCAACTTTTGCATTTTTATATCCTGCTTGGTTAGATGCAGATCTGCTATCCCAGTTTTCATATAGATATTTTTCAGGATCTCCTGTGTTAGCAGCAAGAACATTCCAAATTAATAAATCAAAGTTTCCAGAATCTCTCATATCTAAAAGAGTTTCATAACTAACAGTTTTTAATGTAATTTTAATTCCAACATCTTTTAAGTTAGCTTGAGCAGCTTGAGCATAAATTTTTAATTCTTCTCTACTTGTATAGATTACAAAGTTTAAATCAAGTTTTGAACCATCTGGTTTTTCAACAAAACCATCACCATCTATATCTTTATATCCTGCCTTTGCTAATATTTCTTTTGTACTTTCAGGATTATAGGCATTTTCATCAACAAGTTCATCAAAACCAAAATCTAATGTAGGAGGGATAGGGGCTTTACCTGGAGTAGCTGCTCCACCTAATAGATTTTCACAATAAGCTTTTTTGTCTAAAGCTCTAAGTAAGGCTTGACGAAGAGCTAAATCTCCTAATGCTCCATGTTGATTCATAAAAGCATAAGTAGATCTAAGTGATTTTAATTCTTGAATATTTATATCATCTTGTCCTTCAAAGTCAGCTTTATTTTCTATTTTTAAATTATAAGCAACACCAATTTCACCAGTCTTTAAAGATAAAGCACGAGTATTTTGGTCATTAATACATTTAAAAGTAACTTTTGCAAGGGCAGGTGTTCCATCCCAATAATTTTCATTTCTTTCTACTATTGCATATTCAGTAGGGACAAATTCTTTAAATACATAAGGTCCTGTACAGATAGGAGCATTTGTTGTATATTCTTCAACATTATCAGAAGTATCTATTATTAGGAATAGAGGGTCTGCTAAACATTGAGGTAAAATAGCAACTGGTTTTTCAGTAGTTATTTTTAAAGTTTGTCCTTCAGCAACTATTGAAGTAGGTTTAAAGAAACCTTCAGCTCTTTTACTTTTTCTAAATGTTCTGTCAAAAGAAGATTTTACTGCTTCAGCTGTTAAAGGATTACCATTAGAGAATTTAACACCATCTCTTATTTTAAATTCCCAAGTTAATTTATCATCACTAACTTTCCATTCTTCAGCAAGTGATGGTTCTAATTCACCATTTTCATTAAAACGAACTAGGTTTTCTCCTACACCATAACGAGTTATGACCCAGCTAAAATATTGTTCAGTAGGTTCAAGAGTATCAGCAAAACTTGTAACTCCTATAACAAGTTCTCCATTTGTGTTTGCTGTTGTTGAAGCTTCTTCTTTTTTATCTCCTCCACAAGCAACTAGAGTAAACATCATTAAGATTGCCATTAGAAAAGCAAAGCTTTTCTTTGTAAAAATTTTCATTAAATTACCACCTTTCTTTATTTGTTAATATATTAAAATTTTATTACTTCTAAAAATCTTCCTCTTTAATATCGATTAAGTCTTTAATATTATCTCCAAGCATATTAAACACAACGACAACTATAACTATTGCCATACCAGGATATAACATAAGCCAAGGTGCTTTTGCAAGATATGTTCTTCCCTCATTAAGCATTGCTCCCCATTCAGGAATAGGAGGCTGAGCTCCAAAGCCTAAAAATGATAATGCAGAAATTTCAAGCATTAATGCTCCTATATCTGAAATTGCAGTTACTAACATAAGAGTGACCATATTTGGTAGAATATATTTAAATAAAATATCTTTATCTTTGCTTCCAGTAAGTTTAGCAGCTTCAACATATAATTCTTTTTTTATTTTTAAAACCATACTTCTTGAAAGTCTAGCATATTTAGGCCAAGTGACAGCTGAAATTGCAATAATTGCATTTGTCATACTAGGACCTAAAAGTCCTGCAATTGCTATTGCAAGGATAATACCTGGAAAAGATACCATCATATCAGCAAGTCTCATTATAAGAGTATCAATTATTCCACCAAAGTATCCAGCTAACAAACCTAAAGTAGTTCCAACAGTAAAAACAGTCCCTACAAGAACTAATGTCATAAAAAGTGAATATCTAGTACCATAGATAATACGAGATAAAATATCTCTACCTAAAATATCAGTTCCTAATAAATTTATTTTATCAGGAGCATGTAAAGGTTTATTCATAATTGCATTTAATGGATCTTTAGGAGCTATTTGTTTTGCAAAGATAGCAATTAAAACAATAACTATTGCCATTACAAGGAAAAATATCAGTTGTTTATGCAATTTTATAAATTTAATCACTTTCAATTAGTTTGCCCCCTCAACTCTTTTATCTAAAAGTTTATATGAAAAATCAACTATAAGGTTTATTACTAAATAAATAAGTGCAATAAGTAAAACATAAGCTTGAACTAAAGGATAATCTCTAAAAGATATAGCCTTTATAGCTAAATTTCCCATTCCTGGGAAATTATAAATTATTTCTATAACAGCTGTTCCACCTAGTAAACTACCAAGAGATAAACCTAATAGAGTTATCAAAGGTATCAAAGCATTTGGAAGTACATGTTTTATAAGTATTGTACTTTCTTTTATACCTCTCATTCTAGCCCCTACAACATAATCCTTATTTAGTTCTTCTAAAACAGTGTGTCTAACTTGCCTTATATATTTTGCTGACATTGCAAATCCTAATGTAAAAGCAGGAAGTATCATTGATTTAAAGTCTGCTTTACCACCTGAAACAGTTACCCAACGAAGCATTACACCAAAAACACTTAAAAATATTAATCCTAACCAGAAACTAGGAATAGATAGTCCCGTAAAACTTATTGCTCTGACAACATAATCTTGCCATTTATTTACTTTTATAGCAGCAAGAATGCCTAATGGCAATGAAATCACTATCATAAATGTAAGTGATAACAAAGAAAGTTTTAATGTTGGCATAAAAGCAGTTTTTATCTTATCTACAACAGGTACTCTTAAAGAATAAGACTTTCCTAATTCTCCTTGAGCAACATGGGATGCCCATCTGAAATATTGTTCAGCAAAAGGTTTATCTAGACCAAGTTCTGCTCTTGTTTGTTCAAGTAATTCAGGTGTTGGAATATTTCCACACTCAGTTAACATAATTTCAGCAGGATCACCTGGTGATAAGTAAGTTAAACTAAATGTAAAAAAGCTTATTCCAAAAAGAACTACTAAAATTTGTAATATTCTGTTAATAAAATGATTTTTAAACATTCTAATCTCCTTGTATAATTCTAAATTTCTTACAATAAGTGAATAATTTCTAATTCTAAATTTTTTAAATAAAATAATTAAAATTAGTTAAATATTAACTATGCTTTTATACTTTAAATTGATATATTTAATATATTAATTTTAATTAGGTAAACATTCCTAGATATTTTATCATATAATCCAAATAAAAACAAGAAATTTTATTTTGCTTAACTTAATAAATTTACGCTAATTATTTACTAAGAGAATAAGGAATTATAAACATATAAAAAAGAAGACAAGTTTATAACCTGTCTTCTAAGTATCTTCTTAAAGATGGAAATTTTATTGGAAATTCATTCAAATTTTCTCTATTATAATCAGTATAAGTTAGAAATTCTAATATATACCTTTTTCTAATTTCACATAATCTATTATCATTAAGATTCAATAAATCTATTGTATACTCAGCCTTTTCATATTTTTCTCCATCTTTAAAAATCGGAACTATTCTCCCAGTTTTTATATCATACTCAAAATAATCTTCTGGATTTTCTGTAATAGGATTTATAAAAAGCTTATCCCATTTATTTGCCTTTGAATTACCACATCTTTTTTCTCCAAGACAACAAACAATTAAATTATTGTAATCTAGTAAAAGTTCAGGAAATTTATCTTTTGGTTTAATATGTTCTATTTGACTATTTTCTAGATAAACTTCTATTTCACAATAAGGACAACAACTATTTTCCTGTTCTTCTAATAGAGATTTCTTTAAAAATTCTTTAATTTCAGGAGTAAAATCATTCCAATTTATTATTCTATTATTTATTTTATATTTCATAAATTCCAAAGGCTCATTTTTCTTATTTACTTTTAGCATTAGAATTCACCTTTTGTTTTAGTTTTATATCCATATCAATAAGAAATAAATCTTCATCTGTATTTCCTAATATTTCAAGAAGATTATTATATTTCTCCTTAAATTCCTTAGTATCATATTTATCTTCATCTACAAGTTTTCTAAGTTCTTCTAAATCTTTATCTACTTTTGGAGTTCTAATAGATTTCAATTCCATTATATCTTTAAGAACTCTATCTACAGGTTGTCCATAAGAAGAATAAAGTTCATCACCAGTTTTAGCCTCAATTTTTCCATTTTCATTTCTGTATAAAATAAAAATATTTTCATTAGAAACACTTCCTAATATATGTGGCGAATGGGTAGCTAATATTATTTGATTATTTTCTCCAATATTTTTATACACTTCTACTATTCTTTGTTGCCATTTGGGGTGTAATGATAGTTCTGGTTCATCAATTAAAATTATAGAATTTTTAGGTTCTAACATCTTTATAGATAAGGTTCTTAAAAATAATTGTTTTTCACCAGAGGATAAATCATTTATATCAAATTCATCACCAGCAGAATTTTCAAAAATAGGTAAAGTTTTTTCATCTTTTGAAAAACCTTTTAATTTGACATCTAGTTCTAAAATATTAAAGATATCATTTATTTCATTGACTACTTTATTAGTAACCTCTTTCATAGTTAAATTTTCTTCAACAGTAGCAAGATAATTTCTTCTTGTTGCTATATATGATGGAATATCTCTTATTATATCTGAGTTTATACTATTTATAAATTCATATTCTTTTGATAAAGTTGTAGATTCAGTTTTTACTTCTTTAAAAATATTTTCAGCTGGTATATAAATTATTTTAGGAGGGTTTTTAAAATTTTTTGCTAATTGATTTTCATAGTAATCATTACTGTCTTTTCTATAATAGGCATAATTCTGTAAAGTATAAAAAAAATTCCATAATTTATGTTTATGATTATTAGAAAAATTTTCAGCTTCTTCAATTTTATTTTTTTCAAAATTTTCAAAAAATATATCTAAATTAACATTTGATTTTTCTAGTTCATTATAATTAACATTTTTATTGTCAAAAAAATCTTTTATAGATTCTAAAATAGTAGTTTTCCCACTTCCATTTACTCCAGCTAAAACAATTAAATCTAAAATTTTATCGTCTTTTTTAAATGATAATTCTAAATCTTTTATTCCTTTTATATTTTTTATATGGACTTTTTCAATCTTCATTTTAACTCAATCCCTTTTTATATTTTTTAATCTAATTATAACACATATAAAAATTAAATTCTATTTCATAATATTTAACACAAAATCAAGAAAATATGTTATAATTTTTAAATACGAATAAATAAAAGGGGATATAAAAATGGTTGAAGCATTTAAAATAGTTGGTGGGAAAAAAATAGCAGGAGAATTAAAAGTTGATGGTTCAAAAAATTCAACACTCCCAATAATGATAGCAACATTAGTTGAAAAAGGGACATATATTTTAAGAAATGTTCCTGATTTAAGAGATATTAGAACTTTGGTTGCACTCTTGGAAAGTTTAGGATTGGAAGTTGAAAAATTAGATGCTAATTCATATAAAGTAGTAAATAATGGACTTAGTGGAGCAGAAGCAAGTTATGATTTAGTTAAAAAGATGAGAGCTTCATTTTTAGTAATGGGAGGAATGCTTGCCATAGAAAAAAGAGGAAAAGTTGCTTTGCCAGGAGGTTGTGCAATAGGAGCAAGACCTGTTGATTTACATTTAAAAGGTTTTGAAGCCTTAGGAGCAAAAATAAATATAGAGCATGGGTATGTTGAAGCCACAACAGAAAATGGTTTGACAGGAGGAAATATAATTCTTGATTTTCCAAGTGTAGGAGCAACAGAAAATATAATAATGGCAGCAGTAAAGGCTAAGGGGAAAACTATTTTAGAAAATGCTGCAAAAGAGCCAGAAATAGAAGATTTATGTAATTTCTTAATAAAAATGGGAGCAAAGATAAGTGGAGTAGGAACAAGCAGACTTGAAATTGATGGAGTGGATAAATTGACTGCTTGTGAGTATAGTATAATACCAGATAGAATAGTTGCAGGAACATATATAATAGCTTCTATTCTATTTGATGGAAGTATAAAAATTTCTGGAATAGTTCCAGAACATTTATCAAGTTTTCTATTAAAACTTGAAGAAATGGGAGCGAAGTTTAACATAGAAGAAGATAGATTAGAAGTTTTAACAAAGCTATCTGATTTAAAGCCTGCAAAAATAACAACTATGCCACACCCTGGTTTTCCAACAGATTTACAATCTCCAATGATGACACTTATGTGTTTAGTAAATGGAGCAAGTGAAATAAAAGAAACAATATTTGAAAATAGATTTATGCATGTACCAGAACTTAATAGAATGGGAGCAAAAATAGAAATTGACTCATCAACTGCTAAAATAACAGGAGTTGAGAATTTCTCATCAGCAGAGGTCATGGCAAGTGATTTAAGAGCAGGAGCTTCTCTTATACTTGCAGCATTAAAAGCAAAGGGAGAAAGTATAGTAAATAGAATTTACCATGTGGACAGGGGATATGAAAATTTTGAAGAAAAATTTAAGGCTTTAGGAGCAAATATAGAAAGAATAAAAACAGAGGCCTAAGGAGAGAAAATGGAAAGAATAATTGGTATCAATCCAGTGATAGAGGCTTTATTAAATAAGGAAAAAAATATAGAAAAATTAGAACTCTATAATGGTTTAAAAGGTGAAACAGCACAAAAAATAAAAGATTTAGCTTCTAAGAGAAATATTAAAATATTTTATACAGGTAAAAAAATAGACAATTCTCAAGGAGTAGCAGTATATATAAGTAACTATGATTATTATAAAGATTTTGATGAAGTCTATGAGGAACTTGCTAGAAAAGATAAGTCATTGGTTTTAATTTTAGATGAGATACAAGACCCAAGAAATTTTGGAGCAATAATAAGAAGTGCAGAAGTATTTAAAGTAGATTTAATAATAATTCCAGAAAGAAATGCAGTTAGAATAAATGAAACTGTTGTTAAGACTTCAACAGGGGCAATAGAATATGTAAATATTTCTAAGGTAACTAATCTATCAGATACAATAAATAAACTTAAAAAGTTAGATTATTGGATATATGGAGCAGCTGGGGAAGCAAATATAAACTATAATGAAGAAGATTATCCAGATAAGGTTGTTTTAGTCCTGGGAAATGAGGGTAGTGGAATTAGAAAAAAAGTTAGAGAACATTGTGATAAATTAATAAAGATTCAAATGTATGGACAAATCAATTCATTGAATGTTTCTGTTGCAAGTGGCATTCTACTGTCAAGAATTGTAAATAGATAATGGAGAGAAAATGGAAGAAGATATCAATGCTGTTTTAAAAAAAGCACAGTCTGGGGATAGCGAAGCTATTGATCTAATCTTAAAAGAATATTCAAAACTTTTATCTTTTAATGCACGAAAATATTATTTGGTAGGTGCAGAAAAAGAGGATTTAGTACAGGAGGGAATTTTAGGATTACTGAAAGCAATAAAATTCTATGATGAAACTAAATCATCTTTTAGTAGTTTTGCTTTTTTGTGTATAAGGAGAGAGATGATAAGTGCAATAAGAAAGGCTAATACTCAAAAAAATGTGATGTTAAATGAAGCCTTAAAAACAAATGCTATACTTGAAGATAGTGCACATTTTGATGAGGATAAGATTAATATAAATAACTATAGATCACCAGAAAATAACCCAGAAGAAGCCTACTTATTAAAAGAAAAAATAGAGGAATTTAAAAAGTTTTCTGAAGAAAATTTTAGTAAATTTGAAAAAGAGGTTTTAAAATATCTAATAAGAGGCTACTCATACAGAGAAATAGCACAGATTTTATCTAAAAAATTAAAGAGTATAGATAACACCATTCAAAGAATTAGAAAAAAATGTGAAGAATGGATAAAGGTAAGAGAAAAAAATTAAGAGGTGAATAAATTGAGAGAATATGATTTTAAGGAAATTGAAAAAAAATGGCAAGAAAGATGGAATAAAGATAATATTTTTAAAACAGAAAATGAAGTAGAAGGGAAAGAAAATTACTATGTACTTTCAATGTTACCTTATCCTTCTGGGAAATTACATGTTGGACATGCCAGAAATTATACAATAGGCGATGTAATTTCAAGATACAAAAGAATGAAAGGCTATAATGTTCTACAACCTATGGGTTGGGATTCATTTGGACTACCTGCTGAAAATGCTGCAATCCAAAATGGAATTCATCCAGCTATTTGGACTAAGTCCAATATAGAAAATATGAGAAGACAATTAAAATTAATGGGATTTTCTTATGATTGGGAAAGAGAAATAGCAAGTTATACACCTGAATACTATAAATGGAACCAATGGATATTTAAAAGAATGTATGAAAAAGGTTTAATTTATAAGAAAAAATCTTTAGTAAACTGGTGTCCTGATTGTCAAACAGTTTTGGCAAATGAACAAGTTGAAGATGGAATGTGTTGGCGTCATTCAAAAACTCATGTTATTCAAAAAGAATTGGAGCAATGGTTCTTTAAAATAACTGACTATGCAGATGAATTATTAGAAGGTCATAAAGAAATAAAAGATGGTTGGCCAGAAAAAGTTTTAACTATGCAAAAGAACTGGATAGGAAAATCTTTTGGAACAGAATTAAAACTAAAAGTTGTTGAAACAGGGGAAGATTTACCTATATTTACAACAAGAATTGATACTATATATGGAGTTTCTTATGCAGTGGTTGCACCTGAACATCCAATAGTTGAAAAGATTTTAAAAGTAAATCCTTCAATTAAAGATAAAGTAACAGAAATGAAAAACACAGATATAATTGAAAGAGGTGCAGAGGGTAGAGAAAAAAATGGTATAGATAGTGGTTGGCATATAGAAAACCCTGTTAGTAAAGAAATTGTACCACTATGGATAGCAGATTATGTTCTTATGAATTATGGTACAGGAGCAGTTATGGGAGTTCCTGCACATGATGAAAGGGATTTTGTTTTTGCTAATAAATATAACTTAGTAATTAAACAAGTCATAACTTCTAAAAAATCTGAAGAAAAGGTTGAACTTCCTTATTTAGAAGATGGAATTATGATAAATTCAGGAGAATTTAATGGGTTATCTAGTAAAGAAGCCTTAGTAAAAATAGCTGAATTTGTGGAAGAAAAAGGTTATGGTCAAAGAACATATAAATATAGATTAAAAGATTGGGGAATTTCAAGACAAAGATATTGGGGAACTCCTATTCCAGTCTTATATTGTGAAAAATGTGGAGAAGTTTTAGAAAAAGATGAAAATTTACCTGTATTATTACCTGATGATATAGAATTTTCTGGAAATGGAAATCCATTAGAAACTTCTAATAAATTTAAAGAAGCGATTTGTCCTTGTTGTGGTGGAAAGGCTAGAAGAGATACTGACACTATGGATACTTTTGTGGATTCATCTTGGTATTTTTTAAGGTACTGTGACCCTAAGAACTTAAATTTACCTTTCAGTAAAGAAATTGTGGATAAATGGACACCAGTAGACCAATATATTGGTGGAGTTGAACATGCAGTAATGCATTTATTGTATGCAAGATTTTTCTATAAAGTTTTAAGGGATTTAGGTTTATTATCTTCAAATGAACCATTTAAAAGATTATTGACTCAAGGAATGGTGTTAGGACCTTCATATTATTCTGAAAAAGAAAATAAATATTTACTTCCAAAAGATGTTGTTATAAAGGGAGATAAAGCTTACTCACAAACAGGAGAAGAACTTGTTATAAAAGTTGAAAAGATGTCAAAATCTAAAAATAATGGTGTTGACCCAGAAGAAATGCTGGATAA from Fusobacterium simiae includes:
- a CDS encoding ABC transporter substrate-binding protein, with the translated sequence MKIFTKKSFAFLMAILMMFTLVACGGDKKEEASTTANTNGELVIGVTSFADTLEPTEQYFSWVITRYGVGENLVRFNENGELEPSLAEEWKVSDDKLTWEFKIRDGVKFSNGNPLTAEAVKSSFDRTFRKSKRAEGFFKPTSIVAEGQTLKITTEKPVAILPQCLADPLFLIIDTSDNVEEYTTNAPICTGPYVFKEFVPTEYAIVERNENYWDGTPALAKVTFKCINDQNTRALSLKTGEIGVAYNLKIENKADFEGQDDINIQELKSLRSTYAFMNQHGALGDLALRQALLRALDKKAYCENLLGGAATPGKAPIPPTLDFGFDELVDENAYNPESTKEILAKAGYKDIDGDGFVEKPDGSKLDLNFVIYTSREELKIYAQAAQANLKDVGIKITLKTVSYETLLDMRDSGNFDLLIWNVLAANTGDPEKYLYENWDSRSASNQAGYKNAKVDELLDKLNVEFDPEKRKELAIEIQQLIMNDAATVFFGYETTFLFSNKKVQNLKMFPIDYYWLTKDVTVSE
- a CDS encoding retron system putative HNH endonuclease, whose amino-acid sequence is MLKVNKKNEPLEFMKYKINNRIINWNDFTPEIKEFLKKSLLEEQENSCCPYCEIEVYLENSQIEHIKPKDKFPELLLDYNNLIVCCLGEKRCGNSKANKWDKLFINPITENPEDYFEYDIKTGRIVPIFKDGEKYEKAEYTIDLLNLNDNRLCEIRKRYILEFLTYTDYNRENLNEFPIKFPSLRRYLEDRL
- a CDS encoding ABC transporter ATP-binding protein; the protein is MLEIKDLTIQYGEKDAVVENFSLTMKKGEIISIVGESGSGKSTVLRSIIGGLLGQGKVISGDIIFNGKSLLNLSNNEWRELRGTVISMISQDCGATLNPIRKIGSQYIEYINAHTNLNKIEAEKKALFMLEKVRLPEVKNIMNSYPYELSGGMKQRVGIAMALTFEPELVLADEPTSALDVTTQAQIVKQMMELRDEFHTGIIIVTHNMGVAAYMADKIIVMQNGVVVDSGTRKEVINNPKSDYTKKLLDAIPEMDGERFV
- a CDS encoding AAA family ATPase gives rise to the protein MKIEKVHIKNIKGIKDLELSFKKDDKILDLIVLAGVNGSGKTTILESIKDFFDNKNVNYNELEKSNVNLDIFFENFEKNKIEEAENFSNNHKHKLWNFFYTLQNYAYYRKDSNDYYENQLAKNFKNPPKIIYIPAENIFKEVKTESTTLSKEYEFINSINSDIIRDIPSYIATRRNYLATVEENLTMKEVTNKVVNEINDIFNILELDVKLKGFSKDEKTLPIFENSAGDEFDINDLSSGEKQLFLRTLSIKMLEPKNSIILIDEPELSLHPKWQQRIVEVYKNIGENNQIILATHSPHILGSVSNENIFILYRNENGKIEAKTGDELYSSYGQPVDRVLKDIMELKSIRTPKVDKDLEELRKLVDEDKYDTKEFKEKYNNLLEILGNTDEDLFLIDMDIKLKQKVNSNAKSK
- a CDS encoding ABC transporter ATP-binding protein; translated protein: MVRDLSKNNELILEAKNLTKQFKVSKKNILTACDNINLSMYKGKTLGIVGESGCGKSTFLRMLMNLEKISSGKIFYKGKDISKFSKNEIWESRQHIQMVYQDPGASFNPRMKVMDILTEPLINYDRLKKEDKEKKAIELLEMVDLPADFIHKYPQNMSGGQKQRIGIARALSLEPEILVCDEATSALDVSIQKNIIELLVKLQKERDLCIVFICHDIALVQSFAHEIAVMYLGNVLEILPGERLKDSAYHPYTKALLSSLFSINMNFSEKIASIEGDVPSPINLPSGCVFQGRCKFVKDKCKGQKPTLENIDTKHEVACYFTKEINNL
- the nikC gene encoding nickel transporter permease, which gives rise to MKVIKFIKLHKQLIFFLVMAIVIVLIAIFAKQIAPKDPLNAIMNKPLHAPDKINLLGTDILGRDILSRIIYGTRYSLFMTLVLVGTVFTVGTTLGLLAGYFGGIIDTLIMRLADMMVSFPGIILAIAIAGLLGPSMTNAIIAISAVTWPKYARLSRSMVLKIKKELYVEAAKLTGSKDKDILFKYILPNMVTLMLVTAISDIGALMLEISALSFLGFGAQPPIPEWGAMLNEGRTYLAKAPWLMLYPGMAIVIVVVVFNMLGDNIKDLIDIKEEDF
- the nikB gene encoding nickel ABC transporter permease: MFKNHFINRILQILVVLFGISFFTFSLTYLSPGDPAEIMLTECGNIPTPELLEQTRAELGLDKPFAEQYFRWASHVAQGELGKSYSLRVPVVDKIKTAFMPTLKLSLLSLTFMIVISLPLGILAAIKVNKWQDYVVRAISFTGLSIPSFWLGLIFLSVFGVMLRWVTVSGGKADFKSMILPAFTLGFAMSAKYIRQVRHTVLEELNKDYVVGARMRGIKESTILIKHVLPNALIPLITLLGLSLGSLLGGTAVIEIIYNFPGMGNLAIKAISFRDYPLVQAYVLLIALIYLVINLIVDFSYKLLDKRVEGAN
- the murA gene encoding UDP-N-acetylglucosamine 1-carboxyvinyltransferase, producing the protein MVEAFKIVGGKKIAGELKVDGSKNSTLPIMIATLVEKGTYILRNVPDLRDIRTLVALLESLGLEVEKLDANSYKVVNNGLSGAEASYDLVKKMRASFLVMGGMLAIEKRGKVALPGGCAIGARPVDLHLKGFEALGAKINIEHGYVEATTENGLTGGNIILDFPSVGATENIIMAAVKAKGKTILENAAKEPEIEDLCNFLIKMGAKISGVGTSRLEIDGVDKLTACEYSIIPDRIVAGTYIIASILFDGSIKISGIVPEHLSSFLLKLEEMGAKFNIEEDRLEVLTKLSDLKPAKITTMPHPGFPTDLQSPMMTLMCLVNGASEIKETIFENRFMHVPELNRMGAKIEIDSSTAKITGVENFSSAEVMASDLRAGASLILAALKAKGESIVNRIYHVDRGYENFEEKFKALGANIERIKTEA
- the rlmB gene encoding 23S rRNA (guanosine(2251)-2'-O)-methyltransferase RlmB — translated: MERIIGINPVIEALLNKEKNIEKLELYNGLKGETAQKIKDLASKRNIKIFYTGKKIDNSQGVAVYISNYDYYKDFDEVYEELARKDKSLVLILDEIQDPRNFGAIIRSAEVFKVDLIIIPERNAVRINETVVKTSTGAIEYVNISKVTNLSDTINKLKKLDYWIYGAAGEANINYNEEDYPDKVVLVLGNEGSGIRKKVREHCDKLIKIQMYGQINSLNVSVASGILLSRIVNR